In Micropterus dolomieu isolate WLL.071019.BEF.003 ecotype Adirondacks unplaced genomic scaffold, ASM2129224v1 contig_14363, whole genome shotgun sequence, the DNA window TCTGTGATGTTTATGTGCTTTAGGTTTAGAACATCCTTCTATTTTGGTATATTTAACATGTACCTTAGGTGAACCcccttatacacacacactacagtagCTGCAGCCtaacaaatgaatgaaagagaATGATGAAGGAAACTTCTTAAAGGACATAAAGATTACCACTCTCCTTCAGTCCATTGCTTCAGTATCAAAGTGTCCAACTTGAATCCATGGTAACAAGAACCCATGTAGTTTCTGATACAGGAGGAAATCAAGCTGCACCTCCACTTTGTGTTCATATGAAATATTGTCCATTTAAAATGCTCCACTGTGAAAACTCAACCTCatcttgaaatgaaatgttacatgtgttcatgttttctcctccagatgctccaaagcttccctctgtgtcagtgagtccctctgctgagatagtggagggcagttcagtgactctgacctgcagcagtgatgctaacccagcagctactTATACCTGGTATAAATATCATGGAAATCCAAACCTTCATCTTCCCAGTAAAGAACCACAGCTTATCTTGAGCTCCATCCTGCCCTCTGACTCTAGAGGGTATTACTGTGCAGTAGAGAATGATCTGGGAATGAGGACATCTGGATTAGTCCctattaatgtgaaatgtgagtaaaacacagcaaatttaaaaagctttaagCAGACAATGACAACTTTTTAAAGCTTAATTATCCAGTCAAATGTTTTGCTAATCATGCACTTTCTTCAGCTCTAACATCCAGCATCCAACATCTGGCGTGGCCAAAGGCTTCTGTCCTGTTATCGACTCTATATCCCCAAAATTACttgtgcatctcagaaaatttcagtattgtgaaaaggtttattttttcCCTATAATTGAAGTCATAAAGTGAATGTAGTCTAGATTCactacacataaagtgaaattcaggcctttatttgttttactcttgatgattatggcttacagNNNNNNNNNNNNNNNNNNNNGAAATGT includes these proteins:
- the LOC123966831 gene encoding B-cell receptor CD22-like, whose protein sequence is LKCHSSCLPPGHPSYIWYKNGKNISEGTSYSASFYPADSFSCAVGGYEESRSPSVYAPKLPSVSVSPSAEIVEGSSVTLTCSSDANPAATYTWYKYHGNPNLHLPSKEPQLILSSILPSDSRGYYCAVENDLGMRTSGLVPINVK